A window of Roseiflexus castenholzii DSM 13941 genomic DNA:
AACAGCGCCAGCATACGCTGCGCGGCTTTGCGCGCGGCATGGATCGCTGCTCGAACAATCCATGCCGTTCGATCAGGCGACCTTCCTACTTGTGCGTCGGCGCGTACCATGTGCGATTTATCACAAAGATCAACGCTTGTATGGTAGCACACCTCCAGGAGGTTTGCAACTCCATTTGTGTGAACACATCTTCACCGTTCGTAGACGCATGTTCATTACAACCGTGTGGCGTCATTGTCCTCAATGATCGCGTTGCACTACGGCGACTCTATCGTTTCATTATACGCCTTCTACCTGCGGATCGGTAACAGGAAGTCAGCCGTGACATCATCGGCGTCGATACGCCGCACCTGCACCTGCACCCGCCATATGCCCGCAATACCGAGCATCTGGTTGCGAACGATGTACCTTCCCAAACCGTCCGGCTCAGCGATAACAGAAGTTTCGCCAATGTCTCTGTCGTTAAGACGGAGCATCACTCTGACACGTTGCACGTCGCGCGGTTTGTTCGCTGCGTCGGTGACGGTGATGCGCATCAGGTTGCTCCCGATGATGGCGGGTTCGACCCGAAGCGCGACGCGCAGATCGCCCGCCGACTGTGTGGCGGTGAATGGCTGTGGCAGAGACGGCGTGGGTTCGTCCGGCGTGGCGGTTTGCTCCACGATGGCGCTTGCTGGTTCAGCAGCGAGAGGAGTGGCGGAAACAACCGGCGGCGCCGTCGGTGCAGCAACCGGATGTGGCAGGCTCGTCAGTACCCCGGCGATACCGACCACAAGCGTGGCGATTGCTGCTTCGAGTGGAAGTGAGCGGCGCATCCGTTGCGCCAGCGCGATTGCCGACATTGTCAGGCGCTCTGTTGTATGCGCGCGCGTCAATGCCAGATGATATGCACCAAAGCCAATAAGGATCGCAAACAATACGATCTTTGCCAGCAGTGCGCGTCCGTAGTCAGTCTGCCACAGGTCGCCGACAGCGTTTAGATAGGAACACGCAGCCAGGGCGCCACTGATCGTCAATGCCCCAACGGACGCAAGCGCAAGCCATGAAAAGCGGATGAGTGAGCGACTCATCGCCTGTGGATCGGGCGCGTCTCGATTGTTCTGGATCAGCGCAAGCGTCAGCGCCGTCAACCCGCCAACCCAGATGGTTGCTGCCGCCAGATGCACCCAGTCGATCATGATCGCTATGAATGGCTGCATCGTTGCTGCGGCATGCCCGCTGATCGAAAAGGTCAACAGGATCAATCCGCCAATCGCCACGCTTCCTGCGCGCGCCCAGAGACCGGAGTGCCGCAGGATGATGAGGAACGCCAGAGTCAGCGCCATCCGTCCAATAAGCGCCTGCCCCGCGCGGGTATCCCGCGCCACGGTGATGAGTGCTTCCGGCGTTGTCACACCGGCGATTGCGCCGGCGTGCGCGATAAAGAAGAGGAGTGTGGCAACCAGCAGCAGCACCAGCGCTCCGCTGATCAAACCATGCATCTGCGCCGCCAGTCGCCCACCGCCCGGCGTCAGCGCCACTGAACGAAAAACCTGTCCGCCGATTGCCAGCACCGCGCCGATCAGCATCATGCTACGCAGCAGTGCCAGCGGATCAACCGGTGGCGCCGTCGTCGAACCGGACGGAAGAAGTGGCGCTTCCGATTCATCGCCCGCGAACAGCGGAGCGTCGGTCGGCCGCGGCGTGAGAACGGACGCAGAGGGTTGCGATGGGAGCGCGCCGGCAATGGTAAACACGAAATATCCCTTCACCAGATGCCCATCACGCCCCACTGCCTGCCATGCTACCGTATAGACGCCGGGATCGAGCGGCGGCAGGCTGACGTGCAATGCCCGCGGATCGTCCGATGCCCGACCGCCATCGCCGCGATCAACGGCGCGCCCCGTTGCGTCGAGAACCTGCACCGACGCGAACGATTCCTCGATTGGTTCGTTGAACTTAATCCGCACGAAAGGGGGCGCAGTGTTGAGCCGGGCATCGGGGACCGGTTCCGCCGACACAATCTGCGGATGGGCATAGGCGACCGTTGTGAACAGCATCAGCAGTGCAATCACGCCGATCACGGATCGGCGCAGTGCGGCGCAGGCGCTCCAGCGCAGTCTGGCGATTTTGATTTCAGGGTCGGATGACATCTGTGTGATGATTCAGGTTATGCTCCGGGTTGTCGATCTGGAAACGCCTTTATCCCATGCCTCGCCCCCGGAGAGTGGCTCCTGCTCCCCTCCTCCGTTCAAGGTCGGACAGCATGCATGAGCATAGCGGGCATGCATGACATTGGGATGCGCCGTTGTACCCTTACTCCCCGCCTCTCTCTCGCGCGGGAAAGGGGAGACCGGCGCCGTGCTCGCGGCGCTCCCACCGTGGGAGTGCCGGTCTTCGCGCAGGTATTCTGTCCGCCCCTAAACCCTCCCTGGCGTTGTTCAAGGGCGGACAGATCATCAGTCCAGGCGCTGGTTCGGTGGGCAGCGCCACACACGGGCGGATGCGTCTCAGGCGCGCCCCGCTTCCGTATTCCACGCAACCGCTCACCGTTGCCAGACACGGCGACGCAGCGCCCATCCGATCAACAACGCCCCTGAACCAACTGCAAGCAGTGCCAGCCCGGGCATCTCCTCGCCGGATGTAGCAGGCAGCGGTGTGGCCGCTGGCGTTGTGCCGGTATTGATCGTAAACCGGAAGCGTCCGGTCTCACTATGCCCGTCGGTACTGGCGTTCTTCCAGTTCACCGTGTAGACTCCATCACTCAGACCGGGGCTGAGCGACACAATGAGCGTTTTGCGGTTCGGGTCATTCCGATCCAGCGTTGTATCACCGCGATCAACCTGATTGCCGCGCGCATCGGTGACGCGAATCGTGTTGCCTTCCGGCTTCAATTCCTGCGAAAAGACGATGATGACACGCTCTGGCGCTGAGGTGACCGTTCCGTTGGCTGGCGGTTCGGATGAAACATAATCAGCATGCGCCAGCGCCCGACTCGCACTGATGAACATCAGCGACAGCAGGGTCAGCATGGCGATCATGGGCTTGAGGCGAAGAAATGATGGCATATGATGACTCCTTCAATCGGTTTCAAGGTAATACCAATTACCTGTGCACATCCGGCATGGTCACCCCGCGCAGCGCGAGGGGTCTTGCGCGACCCGCGCAGATTCCTCGCTGCGTTTACCCTGAGCGAAGCGAAGGGCTCGGAATGACACGCATGCGGCATCTTCAATCGTAATTGGTATAACTCGAATGAACCCATATCCGGGTGGAGTGCGCCTGCCATAGCATTCGCACATGGCAGACCAGGAGGGCATTGCCACGCCCACCTTGCGGCACGTGAACAGGAACGAATATCAGGGGCGACAGATGCTCTTTGAGCAGTCCGCTCAATTCCTGGGAGGGGGAGGGTGCGGGGGGGATGCGAAGCAATGGTAGCGTGCTGTTGCATCAGACGTTCGCGCATGCACCAACAGCAGACAAACGATGATAAGCAGCGGCGCCGCTACACAGTCATACACGGCGCGGAGCGTCAGCGCAGGTGAGGGAGAGACTTCTGCCGCATACGGCGGTGCAAACGAACCTCCAGCGCCTGGAGCCAGGTGACAAAGAAATTGGACGGGGTGCGGCGTCGTGTGGTCGCGTGCCGACAGCACGTGGCAGTGTACAACGCAGAGCAGCGGCAATGCAATCGTGACGATGATGGAAACAAGAGCCAGCAGAGCACGGGCGCCTGCCATACACGCCCGTGCTCTGCCGTTGTGAGGGCAGAGCGCAGATTGTAAAGCGCAGATTGCAGGCACGGCACTCAGTGAGACAGGATAATTACAGACCGGCGAGAAAACGTCGGTCAGCGTCTTATACTCATGCGCGGTCATTCATACAATACTGCCGGGGCGCTGCGGGCGAAAGCGCTCGCTGAGGACGCGATTCGACTGCGCTCACCGCAAATACAAGCCCCGCTGGGGCTGCTGATGCCGAGGCGTTGTATTGTTACGCCTTGCAAACCGAGCGCTCGAACATCTTGTCTAACTGATCGCAAGTTAGTATTATATCCAAACCAATGCCAAAATGCTACTGCTTACAGAACATGAACGTCTTGCTTTAGCGCCGGAAAATCGGCGCACCCAGAGCACATCAGTCTTCATCTGGTGCGAGAAGCGCCACCGGCCGATGTGCGCTGGCTCCCATCGACAGCAGGAGCATCACCAGATGCCCGCCGTCGCACCTCGATCCCGCGGCGTATCACCGGCAGACGCAGGATCAGCAGGACCGCCACCAGCACCCCAAGGATCAGCGGCTGGCGAATATCGCTCTTCTGCGCCCAGGCATAGTGGACAATCGCCAGCGGAACTGCCAGGTACACCAGGCGATGCAGACGCTTCCAGGATCGACCCAACCACCGCTGCCACTCTTTTGTCGAAGTCAGCGCCAGTGGCGCCAGAAGCAGGAGCGCCATTGCGCCGACGAGGATATATCGCTTCTCGGCAATTTCCTGAGCAATCAGGGGGATATTGAGTCCGAAATCGAGCGCGGTGAAGATCAGCATGTGCAGGGCAGCATAGAAAAAGCCATACAGTCCAAAAGGGCGACGCAGGGTAAGGATGCGCTTCCATCCGCTCACGACACTCAGCGGCGTACAGACGAGCGACACAACCAACAAGATGATCGCCGCGTAGCCGGTGCGCTGCGTCAGATACTGGATGGGATTGATCGTCAGGTTCCCGTTGAGCGCATCCCATGCCAGCAGCGCGAGCGGCGCCAGGCCCGCAAGATGCACAAAGTGGACCCAGTTCTTTTGCAGCCAGTTGCGTATGGATGGATGATATGCATCCTGAACGATGTATCGTTTCATCGCAGCGTTTCTTCGCAATCAGGGAAGCGGCGTCAGCGCAACCACCGTCAGGACGCGACTGCCAACGGGCAGGTCGTTGCAGGCGTCCAGGCTGCGCGTTTCCCATACCGCCTGCCAGAAATCGGCATGACGCCAGTTCGGTGTGGGGGTCAGCGTAATTTCGATAGTCTGCGGATAACCGAGGTTCGGATGATAATCGACGCGCACTGAGAGCACATCATCACAGGCGCACCCACGTGAAACACAGGTGCGGCGCACGCTTCCATGCCGCTCGACCAGGTCGAACAGATCGCGCACGGCAACCGGCGGTTGCTCGCACGGTCGCGTCGCGTAGCGCGTTTTCTGCACCCGTTCGGCATGAACATCGACTTCCATCCGGCACCCGCGATCACGCAACTGCATGCGATAGGCATCGAAGGGACGCTTATTCCACCGGGCGCGTGCATCGAGCAGAGCAGCATCCGGCGCCGCCGATGTGCGACCAACGGCGATCACACTGGTGATGCCACAGACGCCTGCAAGCAACAACACGGCAGTCAGTAACCAAATCTTGCGGAAGAAAGGCGCCATAGGAGAATCATACCATGGATTCAGGCTCAGAAACCGGGAACCGAGCACCAAGAACCGAGAACCACGAACGACCGCGCGCCTCATCCGCGTCAATCCGTCCCATCGGCGACAATCCGTGGCCCCTTCGCCCCATCCGCGTCAATCCGTCCTATCGGCGGCAATCCGTGTCCCATTCACCCCATCCGCGTCAATCCGTCCTATCGGCGGCAATCCGTGGCCCCTTCACCCCATCCGCGTCAATCCGTCCTATCGGCGGCAATCCGTGGCCCCTTCACCCCATCCGCGTCAATCCGTCCTATCGGCGGCAATCCGTGTCCCATTCACCCCATCCGCGTCAATCCGTCCTATCGGCGGCAATCCGTGGCCCCTTCACCCCATCCGCGTCAATCCGTCCCATCCGTGGCAATCCGTGGCCCCTTCACCCCATCCGCGTCAATCCGTCCTATCGGTGGCAATCTGTGTCCCATTCACCCCATCCGCGTCAATCCGTCCCATCGGTGGCGATCCTCGTGCTATCACTCTTCCCCTCCGCGCCTCGCGCCTCGTGCCTCTCCGACCATCGGAGACGCAATCCCCAGCGCGCGCGCAATGGCGCGGATTTCGTCGGGTTGCAATCCATCGGCGGGTTCACCCGCGATCAGGTTGAGCACCTCGTAATGAGCACTCGTTTCCAGGTATTCGATCAGATCAGCAGCACGCTTCACCGAAACCTCCGAGTGCGCCATGACACCGTGCTTGCTCCAGACGACCAGACGATGGGTGTGCAGCGCTGCCGCCGTCGCCCTCATCAACTCCGCCGATCCGGGCAGAATGAAGGGTAGAACGGCGACGCCTTGCGGGAAAATCATAATCATCTCTGGCTGCCAGCGGAAGAGGCGACGATTCAGTTCCACAGGGTCACGGTAGCGCGAAATGTGGCTGAGATAAGTCAGATGTAACGGTTGCGCATGCACCAGCGCGCTGTACCGGGAGCCGGTGGCGGCAACCTGATCATTGTGCACCGCCAGGTGCGAATTGAGTTCGCTCGTGAGACGGGTAAACAGGCGCGAAGGAGCGGTATACAATCGAGCATGCGTTCCATCCGCCTCTATCTGCACCACACCAAGATTCTCCAGGGGGTGGTCATAGATTTCTCGCAACCGCGTACCGGAGCCGGTTGCCAGAAGCCAGCCGCCTGCCAGCGCGGGTGCGGCGGTCGGCAACTCGATCTCTTCAACCAGCGGGAAAACCGACTGCACCTCCAACGACCGGCCGGCATACACTGAAATATTGCCGGCTGCTCCTTCGCTGGCGCCGATCTCTGCCATCCGCCGTCCTGCCTCGCCAATCTGTACCATGATGTCCTCAAGAGTTGAAAGTGGCAGTTCTTTAAGCGGCATATGCGGGAATCTCCTTGCTGCGCTGTCCTGGGCGCAATGACCGATGAACTGAGGAGAAGTTGCATCTTT
This region includes:
- a CDS encoding protein-methionine-sulfoxide reductase heme-binding subunit MsrQ, encoding MKRYIVQDAYHPSIRNWLQKNWVHFVHLAGLAPLALLAWDALNGNLTINPIQYLTQRTGYAAIILLVVSLVCTPLSVVSGWKRILTLRRPFGLYGFFYAALHMLIFTALDFGLNIPLIAQEIAEKRYILVGAMALLLLAPLALTSTKEWQRWLGRSWKRLHRLVYLAVPLAIVHYAWAQKSDIRQPLILGVLVAVLLILRLPVIRRGIEVRRRASGDAPAVDGSQRTSAGGASRTR
- a CDS encoding DUF6174 domain-containing protein, which translates into the protein MAPFFRKIWLLTAVLLLAGVCGITSVIAVGRTSAAPDAALLDARARWNKRPFDAYRMQLRDRGCRMEVDVHAERVQKTRYATRPCEQPPVAVRDLFDLVERHGSVRRTCVSRGCACDDVLSVRVDYHPNLGYPQTIEITLTPTPNWRHADFWQAVWETRSLDACNDLPVGSRVLTVVALTPLP
- a CDS encoding class II aldolase/adducin family protein — protein: MPLKELPLSTLEDIMVQIGEAGRRMAEIGASEGAAGNISVYAGRSLEVQSVFPLVEEIELPTAAPALAGGWLLATGSGTRLREIYDHPLENLGVVQIEADGTHARLYTAPSRLFTRLTSELNSHLAVHNDQVAATGSRYSALVHAQPLHLTYLSHISRYRDPVELNRRLFRWQPEMIMIFPQGVAVLPFILPGSAELMRATAAALHTHRLVVWSKHGVMAHSEVSVKRAADLIEYLETSAHYEVLNLIAGEPADGLQPDEIRAIARALGIASPMVGEARGARRGGEE
- a CDS encoding copper resistance CopC family protein codes for the protein MPSFLRLKPMIAMLTLLSLMFISASRALAHADYVSSEPPANGTVTSAPERVIIVFSQELKPEGNTIRVTDARGNQVDRGDTTLDRNDPNRKTLIVSLSPGLSDGVYTVNWKNASTDGHSETGRFRFTINTGTTPAATPLPATSGEEMPGLALLAVGSGALLIGWALRRRVWQR
- a CDS encoding copper resistance CopC/CopD family protein — its product is MSSDPEIKIARLRWSACAALRRSVIGVIALLMLFTTVAYAHPQIVSAEPVPDARLNTAPPFVRIKFNEPIEESFASVQVLDATGRAVDRGDGGRASDDPRALHVSLPPLDPGVYTVAWQAVGRDGHLVKGYFVFTIAGALPSQPSASVLTPRPTDAPLFAGDESEAPLLPSGSTTAPPVDPLALLRSMMLIGAVLAIGGQVFRSVALTPGGGRLAAQMHGLISGALVLLLVATLLFFIAHAGAIAGVTTPEALITVARDTRAGQALIGRMALTLAFLIILRHSGLWARAGSVAIGGLILLTFSISGHAAATMQPFIAIMIDWVHLAAATIWVGGLTALTLALIQNNRDAPDPQAMSRSLIRFSWLALASVGALTISGALAACSYLNAVGDLWQTDYGRALLAKIVLFAILIGFGAYHLALTRAHTTERLTMSAIALAQRMRRSLPLEAAIATLVVGIAGVLTSLPHPVAAPTAPPVVSATPLAAEPASAIVEQTATPDEPTPSLPQPFTATQSAGDLRVALRVEPAIIGSNLMRITVTDAANKPRDVQRVRVMLRLNDRDIGETSVIAEPDGLGRYIVRNQMLGIAGIWRVQVQVRRIDADDVTADFLLPIRR